A single genomic interval of Dromiciops gliroides isolate mDroGli1 chromosome 1, mDroGli1.pri, whole genome shotgun sequence harbors:
- the LOC122736990 gene encoding 40S ribosomal protein S21-like codes for MQNDTGEFVDLYVLRKCSSSNRIIGAKDHASIQMNAAKVDKVTGRFKGQFKTYAICGGIRRMGESDDSILRLAKNDGIVSKNF; via the coding sequence ATGCAGAACGACACTGGCGAGTTCGTGGACCTCTACGTGCTGCGGAAATGCTCCTCGAGCAACAGGATCATAGGGGCCAAGGACCACGCGTCCATCCAGATGAACGCGGCCAAGGTTGACAAGGTCACAGGCAGATTCAAAGGCCAATTTAAAACTTATGCAATTTGTGGAGGAATTCGTAGAATGGGAGAATCTGATGACTCTATTCTCCGGCTGGCAAAAAATGATGGTATTGTTTCAAAGAATTTCTAA